Proteins encoded together in one Lathyrus oleraceus cultivar Zhongwan6 chromosome 5, CAAS_Psat_ZW6_1.0, whole genome shotgun sequence window:
- the LOC127087403 gene encoding IAA-amino acid hydrolase ILR1-like 4, which translates to MASFRWVNLFIFIFNCFLTATPVFSDSNAIPNLLDLAKEPQVFDWMVDIRRKIHENPEVAYEEFETSKLVREKLDELGIPYKHPVAVTGVIGYIGTGLPPFVALRADMDALLMQELVEWEHKSKVAGKMHACGHDAHVAMLLGAAKILKDHEKDFNGTFVLVFQPAEEGAGGAQKVLDAGVLENVSAIFGLHIHPNLPLGEVASRSGPLFAGSGNFEAIISGKGGHAALPHYTIDPTLAASNVILSLQHIVSRESDPLDPQVLSVAKFQGGAALNVIPDSVIIGGTFRVFSRKSFNQMKHRIEQIIISQAAVYKCNATITFFDEAKPFFPPTINDDGLHQYFHTVAESLLGAGKVKGAEPVMGSEDFALFQEALPGYFFFLGMEDVSVEHLPMAHSPYYKVNDDALPYGAALHASLAVNYLAKLHQEVAAVEEKYHDEL; encoded by the exons ATGGCTTCCTTCAGATGGGTGAACTTGTTCATCTTCATTTTCAATTGCTTTTTAACTGCAACACCCGTTTTCTCAGATTCAAATGCAATCCCAAACCTTTTGGATTTAGCCAAGGAACCTCAAGTTTTTGATTGGATGGTTGATATCAGGAGGAAGATTCACGAGAATCCAGAAGTGGCTTATGAAGAATTTGAAACCAGTAAGCTTGTAAGAGAAAAGTTGGACGAATTGGGTATTCCGTATAAACATCCAGTTGCAGTAACAGGTGTTATTGGTTACATAGGAACTGGTCTTCCTCCTTTTGTTGCTCTCAGAGCTGACATGGATGCTCTTCTTATGCAG GAATTGGTGGAATGGGAGCATAAGAGTAAAGTAGCTGGAAAGATGCATGCATGTGGTCATGATGCTCATGTTGCTATGCTTCTTGGTGCTGCAAAGATCCTAAAAGATCATGAAAAAGATTTTAAT GGAACTTTTGTTCTTGTTTTTCAACCAGCAGAAGAAGGAGCTGGCGGGGCTCAGAAGGTTTTAGATGCTGGAGTCTTAGAAAATGTGTCTGCCATATTTGGATTACATATACATCCAAACCTACCTTTAGGTGAAGTGGCCTCTAGGTCTGGTCCTCTCTTTGCAGGAAGTGGCAATTTTGAAGCAATAATTAGCGGCAAAGGAGGCCATGCAGCTCTTCCTCACTATACTATAGATCCGACATTGGCAGCTTCGAATGTGATTCTTAGCTTACAACATATCGTTTCTCGCGAATCTGATCCCCTCGACCCTCAG GTTTTGTCCGTGGCAAAGTTTCAAGGAGGTGCTGCATTGAATGTTATTCCAGACTCTGTCATAATTGGTGGCACCTTTCGAGTTTTTTCAAGGAAAAGCTTCAATCAAATGAAACACCGCATTGAGCAGATTATCATTTCACAAGCTGCTGTGTATAAATGCAATGCAACAATCACTTTCTTTGATGAAGCGAAGCCTTTCTTCCCTCCAACTATAAATGATGATGGCTTGCATCAATATTTTCATACTGTCGCCGAGAGTTTACTCGGGGCCGGTAAAGTGAAAGGCGCGGAACCAGTAATGGGATCAGAAGACTTTGCACTCTTTCAAGAGGCTTTGCCTGGATACTTCTTCTTTCTCGGAATGGAGGATGTATCAGTTGAACATCTTCCAATGGCACACTCACCCTATTACAAAGTTAATGATGATGCGCTTCCTTATGGCGCTGCGCTTCACGCCTCATTAGCTGTGAATTATCTTGCCAAACTTCATCAAGAGGTAGCAGCAGTAGAGGAGAAATATCACGATGAATTATAG